CAGGACGTCGTCGGTGTCCCCGGGCCGCAGGGCGGGGGGGACCTTCTCAGGCTTGCGCCGCATGGGCTGCATGGGCCCCGTGGGGCCTCCAGGATCGCTCATCGCCGGCTATGCCCCCGAGATGTTCACGCAGTGGGTACCCTCGGCATTGGGCTGCGAGGTGACGGTCCCCCGGGGCGGCCCGGTGATCAGGGTGGAGGTGTCCACGACGACCTGGCCGTTGACGATGTCCACCCGGAACCGGTCCAGGCTGCGGGGAGCGGGCCCTGCCCGGTACTCGCCGTTGATCGAGTACTTGGAGCCGTGGCACGGGCACTCGAACCACTTCGAGGTGTTGCAGAAGGGCACCGTGCAGCCCAGGTGCACGCACTTGCGGTACAAGGCCACGAAGCCTGACTCGGCGGTGTTGGCCTGCACGTAGGCCGGGACCTTGGCCGCGGCCGCCGGCTGGCCCTCGTAGGTCATGAGGAAGATGCCGGGGGGGAGCACGGCGGTGTCGCTGTCGGCGATGGGCACCCGGGTGCTCTCCAGCTGCGAGCGGAGCTGGCTGGCGTCGCCCACGATGACCTTGCCCCCGAGGCCCCCGGTGTTGCGGGGCCAGAGGAAGTCGAGCGAAGCAAGGGCGAAGTTGCCGAGAGCCACCACCACGGCGGCAACGTAGGCCCGGTTGAGGAACTGGCGCCGGGTGACGCCCGCGGCGTCGTCGAAGGAAGCCCGGGGCCGCGGGTTCCGCTCCCCGGACGAAGCCATGATCGAGCCCTCGATTTCCGGGGCAGCGTCCGGCTTGGCCCGCAGGTAGACCATGAAGAGGACCCACGCGGCCAGCGTGATGAAGACGATCAGCGCTACAAGGCTACCGATACTCATATCCGGACGGCTCCTGAACCAGTGGACGGGCGCGCGACAACAGCGGGGTGCATCACAACTCGAATCCGTGTTCCCCGAGGGAGTCGAGGTTCCGTAAGTAGAACAGCCCGTCCTTCCAGGGGTAGACCCAGTTCTGGCCGGGGCCTCGGAACAGGACGCCCACGGAGACCAGCACCGCAAAGAAGCACATGAAGATCGTCATCAGCACGATCGCCAGCTTGCGGTCCGCCGGCTTGGTGGACGGGTTCCGGTCGACGAAGGGGGCGGCCATGAAGCCCACGATGATCCACTGGGGGATGGTCACTCCGGCCACCTGCGGGTGGAAGTAGCGCAGCAGCTCCTGCAGGCCGAGGAAGTACCAGGGGGCCTTCGAGGGGTTCGGCGTCTGGTTGATGTTGGCCATCTCGCGGAACGGGGCGTTGATGACCAGCGCCATCACCAGCAGGAAGAGGGTGGCCGCCAGGATGGCCAACATCTCGGCCGCCATCAGGTGGGGCCAGGTGTTGACCCGGTCGATGGGCTCCTTCTCGACCCGCTGGATGGCCTCGGGCTTGACCACCGCCAGCAGGCGCTGGATCCGCTCGGGGACCGGCTCGGAACTGGCCGCGCGGGCGGCCCGGGCGGCAGATCCCCGGCCCCGGGGCGCCGCGGAGGCCGCGGGCGCCGCAGCGGTGGCGGCGGCCACCCCGGCACCCACCGGGACGCCCGCCGACGCGGTGGGCAGGGAGGTGCCCCGTTGGGCACGCATCCGGGCGGCCTTGGCCCGGGCCTGGGCCACCGCCGGGGATGATCCCTTGGCCTGCTCCTCGGCGAGCACCCGGGTGAAGGCGGCCTCCGGGTCCTCGCCTCCGGCGGTCGGGCCTGCCGGAGCGGCGGCCGCGGCGGCAGGAGCCTGGGCGGGGGGCGGGGCGGCCTCGGCTGCGTGGGCCGATTCCGCCGACCGCGCCGCGGCCGCCTCGGCCGCAGTGGTGGGCAGGCCCTTGGACGCCCGCATCCGGGCAGCCTTGGCCCGCGCCTGAGCGACCTGGGGCGAGGAGCCTTTCCCCTGCTCCTCGGCCAGTACCCGCTCGTATACCTCGTCTGGTGTTTCTGCCATATTCAGCCTCAATCAGCCCGTAGTCAGCCTGTGTCAGCTCGTGGTTAGAGCGGACCGGAGATACCGCCGTCCTTCCGCACCCGCCAGAAGTGCACCGCCATCAGGATGACGATCACGAAGGGCAGGGCTAAAACGTGTAAGGTATACCATCGTACTAAGGTGGACGCACCGATCTGCGAGCCACCAAGTAAGACGAAGTAGACTTCTTTGCCGACCACCGGCGAGTTGTTCATCATGTTGGTGCCCACGGTGACCGCCCAGATGGCCAGCTGGTCCCAGGGCAGCAGGTAGCCGGTGAAGGCCAGCAGCAGGGTCACCAGCAGGAGGGTCACGCCGATGATCCAGTTGAACTCCCGGGGCGGCTTGTAGGCGCCGGTGTAGAACACCCGGCCCATGTGCAGGAACACGGTGATCACCATGAGGTGGGCGCCCCAGCGGTGCAGGTTGCGCACCAACTGCCCGAAGGCCACCGTGGTGTGGAGGTTCACCATGTCGGCGTAGACCACGTCGGTGGAGGGCCGGTAGAAGAACATCAGGAAGATGCCCGTGATGGTGAGGAAGATGAACAGGAAGAACGAGAGGCCCCCCAGGCACAGGGTGTAGGAGAGCTTGATCCCGTGCCGCTTCACCTTTACCGGGTGGAGGTGGTACAGGACCGAGTTCATCACCACGTACGCCCGGTTGCGGGGCGAGTCCTGGTAGCCCTTCCGGAAGATCGATCCGGGCCGGAAGATGGCGCGGAAGAGCTGCGTCTCCCGGAACTTGCTCGCCTTTTCGGCGATCTCCGCCGGGCTCGGTGGCCGCAGTTTCGTTGCCATCTACTCGTTAGCCTCCCTACTGGCGCTACTTGGGTGCTGCTGGGTCAGGTCGGTGCAGCCCTTCTAGTCGACCCGCTGTTCCCCCGACACCGTGCCGAGGGCCCGGGCGCCGCCACCCTTGGCGGCCTCCAGGCGGCCCATGGTGAGGGCGCCGGTGGGGCAACGCTCCACGCACAGGTTGCAGCGCGTGCAGGCGTCGTCGTCGATCACGAAGAGGATGTCGTTCTCCCGCATGTCCCGGGCGATCTCGTCCGAACCGGTCTCAGAGACGATGTCCGAGGTGAGCATGAAGATGGTGTACCAGGGGCAGATGTCCACACACCCCTCGCACAGGATGCAGAGCTCAGGGATGAAGTTGATGTAGCGCGGTGGCTTCCGGATGGACTTCAGCCACTCCGGCGCCACCTCTTGGGCGACGTAATCCGAGCGCAGCGTTGGCCTCTCGATGTCTTCCATAGCCTCACCCCTTGCCGGAACGGTGCTACTTGCCTGGTACCTACCTGCTACCTGGTGCCGTGCTGCTACGTACCTGCTGCGATGCCCGTACTGCTACTTGCCTGGGAGATAGCCCTTCACATCATCCGCCCCCCGCTGCCCCAGCCGGCGGCGCTTCCGCTCGCCGTGGATGTAGGCGGCGGCCAGCACCACGGCCAGCACCGTCGTCTGGTAGCCCATGCTGATGGCGTCCCGCACCCTGGTCGAGGTGTAGGGCTGGATGGTGTGGTGCTTGAAGCCCGGGATCCAGTGCACGACGTCCTGGACGTACTTCTGGGCTGAGAGGTCCCGCGCCGTCCACCAGTAGGTGTAGTAGGACGGGATCCACGCCAGGAGCACGAGCAACAGGGCCACGATCGCGAGCCCGAGAACGATGGCTTTCACCCAGGTCGTTTCGGTGGACTGCGGTCGTCTTAGCATGCGCAGTTCATGTGGTGGCGGGGGTCCTTGGTGAGTGGCCTTGGTCCAATGACGGGCCGCATTATAGCGGAGCGGCCAACGCCCACAACTCCAGCATGAACGGGGTGTGAGCGACTACCTTCGACACGCGAGCAGGCATCAGGAGCATCTCCTGCACGGGTGTGCGCGCCGAACCGGGCTAGTCGCCGGGGCGCTGCTCGGCGGCCTGGAGCTGCTCGAGGCGCCGGTCGATGGCGCGCTGGCGGCGGTCCAGGATGATCAGGTAGCAGCCGATCGCCGCCCACACCACGATGAAGGCGAGACCCAGGTAGCCCAGTCCGCCCTTCATCCCGCCGCGGCTCCCCGAGCGGGCTCCACCGGCGGCACCGGGCGGCCCCCGGCCGGCTGGCGGCGGGCACGGGCGTCGGCGGCCTCCTCGAAGGCGGCCTCGGCCTCGGCGAGCGCGTCCTGCGCCATCTCCAGGCGCATGCGCAGCAGCATCAGCAGCACGAACAACCCGGCAAACACCACCGTCATCCACAGGAACGTCACCAGCATCTGCCAGGGCAGCGACTGGGGGCCGTTCAAGTTGATGAGCCGCATGTCGGGGTGCAGCCCCCGCCACCAGGTCACCGAGTAGTGCACGATCGGGATGTCCACGAAGCCCACGATGCCGATCACGGCTGCGATGCGGGCGCCCCGGGAGGCGTCGGTGGCCATCGCCCGGAACACCAGGTAGCCGACGTAGATGAGCAGCATCACGAAGGTGGTCGTGAGCCGCGGGTCCCAGGTCCAGTAGGTGCCCCAGATGGGCCGGCCCCAGAGCATGCCGGCCACGATGCAGGCCCCGGTGAATAGCACACCGACCTCCGCCGAGGCGTGGGCCAGCGCATCCCAGCGCCGCTTGCTGGTCTTCAGGTAGCCGATGGAGCCCAGCAGTACGAGGCCGAAGGCGAGGTAGGACACCAGGGCGGTGGGCACGTGGACGTAGAAGATGCGCTGGGGCAGGCCCTGCACCGCGTCGGTGGGCACCCAGAAGAAAATGGCGATCATGCCCGCCAGGCCGGCCAGCGGGACCGCGAGGCTCAGCCGCCGGATGGCAGACTGCATCGAGGTTTCTCGGGTCATGGGTTTTTTTGGGTCATGCACGTTCCTCGGATCATTCGTTCACCACGTATTCGAAAACCGCGGCGCCGATCGCCGGGATGACGAGATCGAAGGTACAGAGCAGCATAAACCACTGCCCCTGGGAGGCTAGGCCGCCCCCGGTGAGCAGCGATGCGGTGAGCCGCTCGGCCCCCATGATCAAGGGGAGGACCACCGGGAAGAGCACCAGCGGCAGCACCAGCTCCCGGGCCCGGACGTACTGCGAGGCCGCCCCGAACAGCGTGCCGGCCGACGCCAGCCCGATGTTGGCCACCAGCGCCACCAGCAGGATGCCGGGCAGGAGCGTGCCGGGGGAGACGTCGAAGAACAGCACGAAGGCGGGGAACAGCACCAGCTCCACCACCCACAGGTAGAGGAAGTTCGCCAGCGCCTTGGCGGCGAAGATGGCCGCCGGGTCCACCGGTGCCAGGAGCAGGCCCTCGATGCGGCCCCCCTCGCGCTCCATCGCCGCGCTGCGGCCGAAGCCGAGGATGCCGGCGAACAGCAGGCAGACCCACAGGAAGGCCCCCGCCAAGTCCCGGCTGCCCACCCCGCCCGCGGTCGGGGGCGGGATGGGGGCCCGCCCGGCGCCGGGCGGGAAGTCCAAGGTGAAAAGGAACACGAGAATCAGCCCGAACAGGACCATGAGCGGGGCGATCTCCTTGCCCCGCACCTCGGACCGCAGGTCCTTGCCCGTGAGGAGGAGCATTTTTCGCAAATTGCTCATTGTCAAGAGGCTCCCCGGACCCGTGCTGGATTCTGTCTACACCGGGAGCCGTGGGCAGCCCCTGGGTGCACACAGAATGCAAAAGCCCGCGAAACGGTCATGGGTCCACCAGGCGGCCGCGCTCGAGGGTGGCGATGCGGGTGGCGATCGCCTTGCCCCGGTCCACGTCGTGGGTGGCCACGACCAGCGTGCGCCCCTCCCGGGCCAGCACGGCGGGCAGGGCGGCCGCCGACGCCTCATCGAGGCCCGAGAACGGCTCGTCCACCAGGAGGACGTCGGGGTCGTGCAGCGTCGCCCGGGCGAGCGCTGCCCGCTGGGCCTCGCCCCGGGACAGGGTGCGGCCGAGCGCCTCCGCCTTGTGCACCAGGCCCACGGCCGCCAGCGCGGCCTCGGCCTCCGCCGGGCTCCGGTCGAAGAGGCGGGCGGCCAGGACGAGGTTCTCGGCCACCGTCAGGTAGGGGTAGAGGTAGTGCTCGTGGCCGAGGTAGCCCACCCGGCCCCGCACCGCCCGGGGCGGCTGGCCGTCGATGGCCACGTCCCCCGAGGTCGGCCGCAGGAGCCCGGCGAGGACCTTCAGCAGCGTGGTCTTGCCCGAGCCGTTGTGGCCGAAGATGACCAGGGTCTCACCGGTGGCGATGTCCAGGCTGATCCCGGAGAGCGCCCGGGTGGAGCCGTACAGCCGGGACACCTTCCGCAGGGTGATCACGTCTCTCCTGCGCCCTCGTCTACCTCTGCATCGAGGTTTCCCTCCCCAATGCCGGCCGCGGTCAGCGCCCGAAGCTTCGTTTTCAACAGCTTCCGGCGGGAGGTGTAGGTGTCATCCTCCACCTCGCCCGCCTCATGGGCTTCGTCGAGTGCGGCGATCTCCTCGACCAGATCGTCCCGGGAGGGCGCCTCCAGCCCCGGCTGCGCCGGCCGGGTGGCCTTGGCCCAGCGGAACAGGCGGGGGAAGCCCAGGGCCGAGCCGATGGCCAGGACGAGCAGGAAGGCCAGGCTGATCCACAGCGTGAGGCTGTTGGAGCTGGCGTAGGTGATGCTGGCGCTCAGCGCCGTCCCGGGCGCCAGCGCGCCACCCTGGTAATCGGTATAGGGCTTCTTCTGGATGGTGACGGTCTTCAGCTTGTGCAGCCCGGGCCCGGTGAGCGACAGCCCGGAGTCCAGAAGGATCTCCTCCCGGCCGGTCGGGTAGATGACCGGGCGCGAGAGCGGCCAGCCGCTGCGCGCCACGGTGACGTCGTAGAAGTAGGTGACGCTGGTGGTGCCCGGGTTGACCGGGTCCGAGGACATGGGCATCCCGTCGGCACCGGTGGAGAGCTGCCCGGTGATCCCCGGACCGGGGGCGAACTGGGAGAAGCCGGTGGGGGCGGGAAGCTCGACGGTCTGGCGGAGCCCGGACCCGGCGGGGTCGGGGGCTCCGATGTAGGTGCGGTCCGAGCTGTTGCGCACCGCCAGCACCTGGATGACGTTGAACGTGTCGCCCTTGGTGGTGAGCACGGTCAGCGTCTCGGAGGGCACCGAGAGCACGGTGGGGTCGGTGGTGGTCTCGTAGATGCTGAGCACGGTCGATGTCGGCGGGTGGGCCTCGGCAACGTAGGTCACGCCCAGGTAGTCGGCCGTGATGGCGAAGCGGTCCCCGGGCTTCGCCGGCAGGTTGCCGATCGACCAGGCCCCGCCCGGCCCCACCACAACCGTGCTGCTGGCGACCTCCGTGGTGGCGCCCGAGTCCAGCTCGTGGGCGGTCACGGTCAGGCCCGCCGGTACGGACCCGCCTGCCGTGGCGTTCTTCACGGTGCCCTGCAGCGGGGTGGCGGCCGGCGCCTGCGCCCGGGCAGCGGGCGCACCGCCTGCCACCAACAGGCACAAGAGGAGAGCGGCGAGGGCGGCCAGGCGCGCCTGAGTCCGCGAAGAAACCGAAGTCATGCCGGCAGTATCGCCCTCAGGCCCCCGTCTGGGGGCGCAACCGGCTCCGGGCGGCCGCGATCTCGGCCTCCAGCCGGTCCTCCAGCGATGTGCCCGCCGGGGCGTCGCCCGACTCCAGGCCGGCCCCGGCCTCAGAGTCTGCTGCCAAGGCCCCACCCGCCCCCTCCGTCCCGGGCGCGCCCCGCTCCGCCGCCATGGCGTCCATCCGGGCGAGCACCCCGAGTGCCTCGGCCTCCTGCTGGCGGCGCAGGAACACGTAGTCGGCGTCGGAGACCTTGCCCACGGCCTGGTCGAACTCCAGGTCGAGGATCGAGCGGTACAGGGCGTGCTTGGTCTCCACCAACTCCCGCCAGCGGGCGTCCTCGGCGGCCCGGGCGTGGCGGGCCGGGTGGCGCAGCGGGCGCAGGACCCACGCCAGCGCCCCGCCCAGCAGGACGACGATCAGGCCCTCCTCCACCACCGGGCTCACTCCGACGTCCCCTCGGCGAACCGGCGCAGGTCCTCGGTCAGGCGGGCGTGGTCCCCGGGCGTGATGGGGGGCAGGGCCGCCTCCGCCTGCTCGGGGGTGAGGCCGCCCGGCTTCCCGCCCCCGCGGGCCACCACGACGATCACCACCGCCAGCCCGGCCAGGACCACCAGGGCCGGGATCAGCCAGGCCACCGGGCTGCTGGGCGACCCCAGCACGGTCTTGGGGTAGGTCGCCAGCAGCCAGCGGTTGATCTGGCGGTTGGTCTCCCCGGCGGTCACCTTGGCGGCGATCGTCGCCCGCAGCTCGATCGCCTGGTTGCTGGGGCACGCCGCCAGGGTGAGGCCGGTGCAGAAGGGCGACATCGTGCGGTCGTAGACCTGTTGGGCGGTGGGGACCGCATTGGGGTCCGGTCCCCGGGCGGCGAAGATGCCGACCAGGGCGGCGATCACCACGATCGCGGCGATGGCCGCCAGCACCCCGGCGCGCCGCCGGGTGCCCGCCGCCGGTTCCCGGCTCACGGGGCAGGCCTCAGGCCGGGACGGCGACCTGCCGCCGGCGCCGGGCCTCCGCCGCCACCTCGGACGGGCCGGGCTCCGGCGGGCCGGTGGGCGGCCGCCCGCTCAGGATGATGCCCATGCCCAGCGCCATCACCGCTCCGCCGATCCAGATCCACATCACGAGGGGATTGACCCACGCCCGGATGACCAGGGCGCCGGTGACCGGGTTGAGGTCGGTCAGGACCAGGTAGAGGTCCTCGGCCGGGGTGGAGCGCAGGGCCACGTTGGCCTGCGACTGCTGCTGGGCGGTGTAGAAGTTGTCCTGCGGGACCATCGTGGCGATGTGGTGGCCGCCCCGGGAGACGTCCATGACCGCCTCGGCGATCAGCTCGCCCGGCCTCGTGCCCGTCCGGGTCGACAGGTACTTCACGGTGTAGGCGCCCACCGTGAAGCTCTGGCCCCGGGACAGCGACCCCGACCACTCGGTCACGAACGACGCCCCGGCCAGGCCCAGGAAGATGAGGACCACGCCGAAGTGCACGATGTAGCCCCCGTAGCGCCGGCGGTTCCGGCCGATGGTGCGCCCGAGCGCCCGGGGGAACGCGAGACCCTCCGCCCGGGAGTGGGCCCGGGCCCCCTTGAGGAACTCGCCGCCGATGGTCACCGCCACGAACGCCCCCAGCCCCACGGCGAACGCCGCCCCGGCCGAGCGCACGCCGCGCAGGTACAGGAGCACGATGACCGCCGCCCCGACGGCTCCGGGCACGGTGAACGAGCGCTTCACGCTCCCGGGCGAGGCCCGCCGCCAGGCGATCAACGGCCCGATGCCCATGAGCGCCAGGAGGGCGAGCGCCAGCGGGATGACCACCGCGTCGAAGAAGGGGGGGCCGACCGAGATCTGCTGCCCGGTCACCGCCCCGACCAGCACTGGGTAGAGCGTGCCCCACAGCACCGTGAAGGCGATGGCGGTGAACAGCAGGTTGTTGAACAGGAACATCGACTCCCGGGACACCGCGGCGTCCAGGTGGCGGTCGGAGCGCAGCTTGTCCATCCGCCACCCCAGGAGGGCGAACGACCCGAGCGCCACCACGCCGAGGAAGGGGAGAAAGAACTTGCCCACCGGCGACTGCGAGAAGGTGTGCACCGACGCCACCAGGCCGGACCGGGTGAGGAAGGTGCCCAGCACCGCCAGGGTGTAGGTGGACAGCACGAGGGCGACGTTCCAGGTCTTCAGCATGCCGCGGCGCTCCTGGATCATCACCGAGTGGAGGAAGGCCGTCCCGGTCAGCCAGGGGAGCAGCGAGGCGTTCTCGACCGGGTCCCATGCCCAGTAGCCGCCCCAGCCCAGCTCCATGTAGGCCCAGGCGGCGCCCAGGATGATGCCGACGGTCAGGAAGGTCCAGGCCAGCATCGTCCAGCGCCGGGTGGAGGTGAACCAGGCCGAGTCCAGCTGGCCGGAGACCAGGGCGGAGACCGCGAAGGCGAAGGGAACAGCGAACCCGGTCAGCCCGGCGTAGAGCATCACCGGGTGGATGTTCATGAAGGGCGACTGGAGCAGCGGGTTCAGGCCCTGCCCGTCGGCCGAGATGGGCGAGGCGGCGGCGAAGGGGTTGGAACCGAAGGACAGCACCACTCCGAAGAAGCACAGCGCCCCGCACAGCACCGCGGTGGCCACGGGCACCAGCTCCGGCCGGCGGGGAGCCTGCACCGCCACCGCCGACGTGGCGTACACCGAGGTGAGCAACGTCCAGAACAGCAGGCTGCCTGCCATCCCTGCCCAGAGCGCCGAGACCGTGTAGGGGAATTTCAGGGTGCGGCTGGAGATGTCGGCGACGTAGGCGATGGAAAAGTCGTGGCGGGCGATGGCCATCACCAGCATGCCGGCCGCCACCAGGAACAACCCGCTGGTGACATACAGCGCCCGCCGGCCGGAGCTTGTGAGGCGCGGGTCGCCCCGCTGCCTGCCCACCAGCGACGCCACGATGCCCCAGGCCGAGGCGGCCACCGCGGCGTAGAGGACGAGGCGCCCCGCCAGCCCGGCTTCCATGGTCTAGGTCGTCACCCTACGAGGTCCCCGAAGAGGTCCCGGAAGCGACCTTGGTGCTGAACTTGGAAGGGCACTTCGCCAGGACGTCCGAGGCGTTGAAGGTCCCCGCCGTGCTCCCTACCCCCATCGCCCCCTCGGCCACCACCGTCACCCCGGCGGCGAAGGTGTCGGGTAGGACGGCATCGGTCTTGACGGGCACCGAGACGTGGTTGTCGGTGATGCTGAAGGAGGTCTCGGCGCCGTTGTGCACGATCGACCCCTTGTCCACCACCCCGGCCACCCGGATGGTCTGGTTGGCCTTGTAGGAGCCGGCGAGGAGCTCGGCGGGCGTGCGGTAGTAGTCGGTGGCGCCGGACAGCGAGAAGCCGATCAGGCCCGCCACCGCAAGCACCACGACCGCGGCAGCAATACCAAAGCGGACCCGGGGGCTCATGACTCGACCATCTTAGTAAAGGGTGCCCACTGGAAAGGCTGTGGAACGCTGCCGGAAGGGTGGGCGCGTCTTCCTTGTAGGGTGACATCTCATGCGGGGTGGTCGTGCGGGCTGGGCGGTCCTGGGGCTGGCGCTGCTCCTCGTGGTGCCCGCGTGCTCCTCAGGCACGCCCAAGGCGGCAAGCTCCACGGGGCCCGCGGCCTCGGCGCCCGCTCCCTCACCGTCGCCCTCCCCGTCGCCCATCCCCATCCCGAGCGGCCCCCCGGTGACCACCGGCCAGGCCGCCGGCAACAATTTCCTGCTCTTCCTCGGAGGCGACCTGAACAGCTACGCCGTCACCCGGATCGAGGGCCAGCTGTTCCCGGGCAGCGGCGCCCCGGCGTCGATCGTGCCCCAGGTGCCCTCCCAGGACCCGGGCGACGCCGTGTTCGCCCCCGCCCTCTCGCCCGACCACAAGCGGGTGGCCTACGTGGAGCTGCCGGCTGCCACGCTGGCGTCGGCGAGCAACGACGGCGGCGGCCCGCTGGTGGTACAGAACGTGGATGGCACCGGGGCCAAAATGGTGGCCACCGGCGACAACCTGTCGCCCGCCTGGTCACCAGACGGCACCAAGCTCGCCTTCGTCCGGGGCGGCCAGCTGTACACGATGGGGGCGGACGGCTCCAACCAACAGTCGCTCGGGATCAACGGCACCGTCGACTTCCACGTCTCCTGGTCGCCCGACGGCACCCGGATCGCCTTCGGCGCCGGCAACCCGGCCCAGGTAGAAATCGTCACGTTGGCGGACAAGTCCGTGGCCCCGCTCGGCTCGGTCCCGCAGGCCGGCAACCCCACCTGGTCGCCCGACGGCTCCAAGCTGGTGTTCTTCGAGAGCGGGTCGAACGCCCTGTTCGTGGCCAGCGCCGACGGGTCGGGCGCCCAGCAGCTCACCACCTGTGCCGACCCGTGCACCCGGGACCTCGAGCCCTCCTGGTCCAAGGACGGCACCTACATCGCCTACACCCGGGCGACGAACACCAACGGGGTGCTCGACCAGCAGATCTGGGTGGTGCCGGCCGCCGGCGGCACCCCGCAGCAGGTGACCACCGGGCCGGAGGGCCACGCCTTCCCCAGCTGGTAGGGCCGCCGGCTGCCGGGCCGAGCGCGGCGTTCGATTCGCACGCGAAAAGCGGGCGAAGTGACCTGCGATGATGTGGGCGGCGCTCCGAGTCCGCTGAGGTCGGGGACATTCGTCCCGGGCAGTGGGATAAATGTCCCTGCGATGATGTC
This region of Actinomycetota bacterium genomic DNA includes:
- a CDS encoding cytochrome c-type biogenesis protein CcmH; its protein translation is MSREPAAGTRRRAGVLAAIAAIVVIAALVGIFAARGPDPNAVPTAQQVYDRTMSPFCTGLTLAACPSNQAIELRATIAAKVTAGETNRQINRWLLATYPKTVLGSPSSPVAWLIPALVVLAGLAVVIVVVARGGGKPGGLTPEQAEAALPPITPGDHARLTEDLRRFAEGTSE
- a CDS encoding cytochrome c maturation protein CcmE, with protein sequence MSPRVRFGIAAAVVVLAVAGLIGFSLSGATDYYRTPAELLAGSYKANQTIRVAGVVDKGSIVHNGAETSFSITDNHVSVPVKTDAVLPDTFAAGVTVVAEGAMGVGSTAGTFNASDVLAKCPSKFSTKVASGTSSGTS
- a CDS encoding heme lyase CcmF/NrfE family subunit, whose protein sequence is MEAGLAGRLVLYAAVAASAWGIVASLVGRQRGDPRLTSSGRRALYVTSGLFLVAAGMLVMAIARHDFSIAYVADISSRTLKFPYTVSALWAGMAGSLLFWTLLTSVYATSAVAVQAPRRPELVPVATAVLCGALCFFGVVLSFGSNPFAAASPISADGQGLNPLLQSPFMNIHPVMLYAGLTGFAVPFAFAVSALVSGQLDSAWFTSTRRWTMLAWTFLTVGIILGAAWAYMELGWGGYWAWDPVENASLLPWLTGTAFLHSVMIQERRGMLKTWNVALVLSTYTLAVLGTFLTRSGLVASVHTFSQSPVGKFFLPFLGVVALGSFALLGWRMDKLRSDRHLDAAVSRESMFLFNNLLFTAIAFTVLWGTLYPVLVGAVTGQQISVGPPFFDAVVIPLALALLALMGIGPLIAWRRASPGSVKRSFTVPGAVGAAVIVLLYLRGVRSAGAAFAVGLGAFVAVTIGGEFLKGARAHSRAEGLAFPRALGRTIGRNRRRYGGYIVHFGVVLIFLGLAGASFVTEWSGSLSRGQSFTVGAYTVKYLSTRTGTRPGELIAEAVMDVSRGGHHIATMVPQDNFYTAQQQSQANVALRSTPAEDLYLVLTDLNPVTGALVIRAWVNPLVMWIWIGGAVMALGMGIILSGRPPTGPPEPGPSEVAAEARRRRQVAVPA
- the ccsA gene encoding cytochrome c biogenesis protein CcsA, producing the protein MQSAIRRLSLAVPLAGLAGMIAIFFWVPTDAVQGLPQRIFYVHVPTALVSYLAFGLVLLGSIGYLKTSKRRWDALAHASAEVGVLFTGACIVAGMLWGRPIWGTYWTWDPRLTTTFVMLLIYVGYLVFRAMATDASRGARIAAVIGIVGFVDIPIVHYSVTWWRGLHPDMRLINLNGPQSLPWQMLVTFLWMTVVFAGLFVLLMLLRMRLEMAQDALAEAEAAFEEAADARARRQPAGGRPVPPVEPARGAAAG
- a CDS encoding Rieske 2Fe-2S domain-containing protein: MSIGSLVALIVFITLAAWVLFMVYLRAKPDAAPEIEGSIMASSGERNPRPRASFDDAAGVTRRQFLNRAYVAAVVVALGNFALASLDFLWPRNTGGLGGKVIVGDASQLRSQLESTRVPIADSDTAVLPPGIFLMTYEGQPAAAAKVPAYVQANTAESGFVALYRKCVHLGCTVPFCNTSKWFECPCHGSKYSINGEYRAGPAPRSLDRFRVDIVNGQVVVDTSTLITGPPRGTVTSQPNAEGTHCVNISGA
- a CDS encoding 4Fe-4S binding protein codes for the protein MEDIERPTLRSDYVAQEVAPEWLKSIRKPPRYINFIPELCILCEGCVDICPWYTIFMLTSDIVSETGSDEIARDMRENDILFVIDDDACTRCNLCVERCPTGALTMGRLEAAKGGGARALGTVSGEQRVD
- a CDS encoding heme exporter protein CcmB, which encodes MLLLTGKDLRSEVRGKEIAPLMVLFGLILVFLFTLDFPPGAGRAPIPPPTAGGVGSRDLAGAFLWVCLLFAGILGFGRSAAMEREGGRIEGLLLAPVDPAAIFAAKALANFLYLWVVELVLFPAFVLFFDVSPGTLLPGILLVALVANIGLASAGTLFGAASQYVRARELVLPLVLFPVVLPLIMGAERLTASLLTGGGLASQGQWFMLLCTFDLVIPAIGAAVFEYVVNE
- the ccmA gene encoding heme ABC exporter ATP-binding protein CcmA encodes the protein MITLRKVSRLYGSTRALSGISLDIATGETLVIFGHNGSGKTTLLKVLAGLLRPTSGDVAIDGQPPRAVRGRVGYLGHEHYLYPYLTVAENLVLAARLFDRSPAEAEAALAAVGLVHKAEALGRTLSRGEAQRAALARATLHDPDVLLVDEPFSGLDEASAAALPAVLAREGRTLVVATHDVDRGKAIATRIATLERGRLVDP
- the extP gene encoding selenite/tellurite reduction operon b-type cytochrome ExtP, with the protein product MATKLRPPSPAEIAEKASKFRETQLFRAIFRPGSIFRKGYQDSPRNRAYVVMNSVLYHLHPVKVKRHGIKLSYTLCLGGLSFFLFIFLTITGIFLMFFYRPSTDVVYADMVNLHTTVAFGQLVRNLHRWGAHLMVITVFLHMGRVFYTGAYKPPREFNWIIGVTLLLVTLLLAFTGYLLPWDQLAIWAVTVGTNMMNNSPVVGKEVYFVLLGGSQIGASTLVRWYTLHVLALPFVIVILMAVHFWRVRKDGGISGPL
- a CDS encoding menaquinol-cytochrome c reductase cytochrome b subunit, which encodes MAETPDEVYERVLAEEQGKGSSPQVAQARAKAARMRASKGLPTTAAEAAAARSAESAHAAEAAPPPAQAPAAAAAAPAGPTAGGEDPEAAFTRVLAEEQAKGSSPAVAQARAKAARMRAQRGTSLPTASAGVPVGAGVAAATAAAPAASAAPRGRGSAARAARAASSEPVPERIQRLLAVVKPEAIQRVEKEPIDRVNTWPHLMAAEMLAILAATLFLLVMALVINAPFREMANINQTPNPSKAPWYFLGLQELLRYFHPQVAGVTIPQWIIVGFMAAPFVDRNPSTKPADRKLAIVLMTIFMCFFAVLVSVGVLFRGPGQNWVYPWKDGLFYLRNLDSLGEHGFEL
- a CDS encoding CcmD family protein; protein product: MKGGLGYLGLAFIVVWAAIGCYLIILDRRQRAIDRRLEQLQAAEQRPGD